One window of Erwinia aphidicola genomic DNA carries:
- the mutY gene encoding A/G-specific adenine glycosylase yields the protein MQAAQFSQQVLAWYQRFGRKTLPWQLEKTPYKVWLSEVMLQQTQVATVIPYFERFMSRFPTVTDLAAAPLDEVLHLWTGLGYYARARNLHKAAQRVAEKHGGLFPQTFEEVADLPGVGRSTAGAILSLALGKHFPILDGNVKRVLARCYAVDGWPGKKEVEKRLWQISEDVTPAEGVSQFNQAMMDLGAMVCTRSKPKCEICPLNLGCIAYANSSWAQYPGKKPKQTIPQRTGWLLLMQQGQDVWLEQRPPVGLWGGLFCFPQFSTEEELRQALRNNGVDDQRLQQMTAFRHTFSHFHLDIVPMWLDLPSARVAMDAGPGLWYNLAQPPAVGLAAPVERLLQQLRQPQQMALSARATEEEEE from the coding sequence ATGCAGGCAGCACAATTTTCTCAGCAGGTACTGGCGTGGTATCAGCGCTTCGGGCGGAAAACCCTGCCGTGGCAGCTGGAAAAAACGCCCTACAAAGTCTGGCTGTCCGAGGTGATGCTGCAACAGACGCAGGTCGCCACCGTCATCCCCTATTTTGAACGCTTTATGTCACGCTTCCCGACCGTTACCGACCTCGCCGCCGCGCCGCTGGATGAAGTACTGCATCTGTGGACCGGCCTCGGCTATTACGCCCGCGCGCGCAACCTGCATAAAGCGGCGCAAAGGGTGGCCGAGAAGCATGGCGGTCTCTTCCCGCAAACCTTCGAAGAGGTCGCTGACCTGCCCGGCGTCGGGCGCTCTACCGCCGGGGCTATCCTCTCTCTGGCGCTCGGTAAGCATTTCCCTATTCTTGACGGCAACGTGAAGCGCGTGCTGGCGCGCTGCTATGCGGTGGACGGCTGGCCGGGGAAAAAAGAGGTGGAGAAACGCCTGTGGCAGATCAGCGAAGACGTCACCCCTGCCGAAGGGGTCAGCCAGTTCAATCAGGCGATGATGGATCTGGGCGCAATGGTTTGCACACGCTCCAAACCCAAGTGCGAGATCTGCCCGCTGAACCTCGGCTGCATTGCCTATGCTAACAGCAGCTGGGCACAGTACCCTGGCAAAAAGCCGAAGCAGACTATCCCACAGCGCACCGGCTGGCTGCTGCTGATGCAGCAGGGGCAGGATGTCTGGCTGGAGCAGCGCCCGCCGGTGGGGCTGTGGGGCGGGCTGTTCTGCTTCCCGCAGTTCAGCACTGAAGAGGAGCTGCGCCAGGCGCTACGCAACAACGGGGTGGATGACCAGCGGCTGCAGCAGATGACTGCCTTCCGCCACACCTTCAGCCATTTCCATCTGGATATTGTGCCTATGTGGCTGGATCTGCCTTCGGCCCGTGTGGCAATGGATGCCGGGCCGGGTCTCTGGTATAACTTAGCGCAGCCGCCCGCCGTAGGGCTGGCCGCGCCGGTGGAACGTCTGCTACAGCAGCTGCGTCAGCCGCAGCAAATGGCGCTGAGCGCTCGCGCGACAGAAGAAGAGGAAGAGTAA
- a CDS encoding YggS family pyridoxal phosphate-dependent enzyme, which translates to MTSIEHNLRHVQLRISAAAAQCGRDPKEITLLAVSKTKPASAIEEAVAAGQRCFGENYVQEGVDKIQLLANPALTWHFIGPLQSNKSRLVAEHFDWCHTVDRLRIASRLNDQRPAGLDALNVLIQVNISDEQSKSGIMLADLPALAQQIAEMPRLRLRGLMAIPAPESDYARQLAVCQQMAQAFTQLQQDYPGVDTLSLGMSDDMAAAIAAGSTMVRIGTAIFGARDYGQAAANHNN; encoded by the coding sequence ATGACTTCGATTGAGCACAACTTACGGCATGTCCAGCTGCGGATCTCAGCGGCGGCAGCACAGTGCGGGCGCGATCCGAAAGAGATTACGCTGCTTGCAGTGAGCAAAACCAAACCCGCGAGCGCGATCGAAGAAGCAGTGGCTGCCGGGCAGCGCTGCTTCGGCGAAAACTACGTGCAGGAAGGCGTGGATAAAATCCAGCTGCTGGCTAATCCCGCACTCACCTGGCACTTTATCGGTCCGCTGCAATCCAACAAGAGTCGGCTGGTGGCGGAGCACTTTGACTGGTGCCATACCGTTGACCGTCTGCGCATTGCCAGCCGCCTTAACGACCAGCGCCCGGCAGGGTTAGACGCACTGAATGTTCTGATTCAGGTAAATATCAGTGACGAACAGAGTAAATCAGGCATTATGCTGGCTGACCTGCCTGCGCTTGCTCAGCAGATAGCGGAAATGCCGCGTCTGAGACTGCGCGGGCTGATGGCAATCCCGGCGCCGGAAAGCGACTACGCACGCCAGCTGGCGGTGTGTCAGCAGATGGCGCAGGCTTTCACGCAGCTGCAACAGGATTACCCCGGCGTCGACACGCTGTCGCTGGGAATGAGTGACGATATGGCTGCTGCTATAGCGGCGGGCAGTACCATGGTGCGTATTGGCACTGCAATTTTCGGCGCGCGCGACTACGGTCAGGCCGCTGCTAATCACAACAACTGA
- the rsmE gene encoding 16S rRNA (uracil(1498)-N(3))-methyltransferase encodes MRIPRIYHPEALDVGSEIALHDDAANHIGRVLRMVPGQQLELFDGTNLTFSAEIIQADKKNVRVKITAGRADSRESPLHLHLGQVMSRGEKMEFTIQKAVELGVNVITPLFSERCGVKLDADRLAKKIQQWQKIAIAACEQCGRNSVPEVRPAMALDAWCAEQDSGLKLNLHPRAEHSINTLPLPVERVRLLIGPEGGLSADEINMTAQHGFTDILLGPRVLRTETTALTAITALQVRFGDLG; translated from the coding sequence ATGCGTATACCCCGCATTTATCACCCTGAAGCTTTAGACGTGGGCAGTGAAATCGCCCTGCATGACGATGCGGCAAACCATATCGGGCGCGTACTGCGCATGGTGCCGGGCCAGCAGCTGGAATTGTTCGATGGCACAAATCTGACTTTTTCCGCCGAGATTATTCAGGCCGATAAAAAAAATGTGCGCGTCAAAATCACCGCAGGCCGCGCCGATAGCCGCGAGTCACCGCTGCACCTGCACCTGGGGCAGGTCATGTCACGCGGTGAAAAGATGGAGTTCACCATCCAGAAAGCGGTAGAACTCGGAGTAAATGTCATTACCCCCTTGTTTTCTGAACGCTGTGGCGTAAAGCTGGATGCCGATCGACTGGCGAAAAAAATCCAGCAGTGGCAGAAAATCGCCATTGCCGCCTGCGAACAGTGCGGTCGCAACAGCGTGCCGGAGGTTCGACCGGCGATGGCACTTGACGCCTGGTGTGCCGAGCAGGATAGCGGGTTAAAATTAAATCTTCATCCGCGGGCAGAACACAGTATTAATACCTTACCGCTGCCGGTTGAGCGGGTTCGCCTGTTGATTGGACCGGAAGGCGGGCTGTCAGCGGATGAAATCAACATGACAGCGCAGCACGGCTTTACCGATATCCTCCTCGGGCCGCGCGTATTGCGTACCGAAACCACCGCCCTGACGGCCATTACCGCCCTGCAGGTGCGCTTTGGTGATTTGGGTTAA
- a CDS encoding YggT family protein produces MLALIFLVTTVMAIYIKVLLLRIWMQWARCDFYNPFSQFVVKITQPVVKPLRRIIPSIGPLDSASLLIAYIVSVLLGPVLLRLFVPDPIFLYLGLVILVKAAGVLVFWVIIVRSLMSWISQGRNPVDYVLIQLTEPLMAPVRRIIPAMGGIDFSAMAVILILYMLNFLGLEYIPGWAQF; encoded by the coding sequence ATGCTAGCGTTGATCTTTCTGGTAACAACCGTGATGGCGATTTATATCAAAGTGTTGTTACTGCGCATCTGGATGCAGTGGGCGCGCTGCGACTTCTACAACCCGTTCTCACAGTTTGTGGTGAAAATCACTCAGCCGGTGGTAAAACCGCTACGACGCATTATCCCCTCTATCGGGCCGCTGGATAGCGCTTCCCTGCTGATTGCGTATATCGTCAGCGTACTGCTCGGGCCGGTGCTGCTGCGCCTGTTCGTACCGGATCCGATCTTCCTCTACCTCGGTCTGGTGATCCTGGTGAAAGCCGCCGGCGTGCTGGTGTTCTGGGTAATTATCGTGCGCTCACTGATGAGCTGGATAAGCCAGGGGCGCAACCCGGTTGACTACGTGCTGATCCAGCTGACCGAGCCGTTAATGGCCCCGGTGCGCCGCATTATTCCGGCGATGGGCGGCATCGATTTCTCAGCAATGGCGGTGATCCTGATCCTCTACATGCTGAATTTCTTAGGCCTTGAATATATCCCAGGCTGGGCCCAGTTCTAA
- a CDS encoding oxidative damage protection protein, with protein sequence MSRTIFCTFLQRDAEGQDFQLYPGDVGKRIYNEISKEAWSKWMAKQTMLINEKKLSMMNPDDRKLLEQEMIKFLFEGHEVHIEGYTPPEE encoded by the coding sequence ATGAGCCGAACTATTTTTTGCACGTTCCTGCAACGTGACGCCGAAGGGCAGGACTTTCAGCTGTATCCGGGCGATGTGGGTAAGCGCATCTACAACGAGATTTCTAAAGAAGCCTGGTCAAAGTGGATGGCAAAACAGACTATGCTGATCAACGAAAAGAAACTCAGCATGATGAACCCAGATGACCGTAAGCTGCTGGAGCAGGAGATGATTAAGTTCCTGTTTGAAGGCCACGAAGTCCATATCGAAGGTTATACCCCGCCAGAAGAATAA
- the ruvX gene encoding Holliday junction resolvase RuvX, whose translation MSPQTLLSFDFGTKSIGVAIGQQLTGTARPLAALKANDGVPDWNKIEALLKEWQPDRVVVGLPLNMDGTEQPLTARARKFANRLHGRFGVQVDLHDERLSTVEARAELFERGGFRALSKGSVDSLSAVIILESWFENNYE comes from the coding sequence ATGAGCCCTCAGACTCTGCTCTCTTTCGACTTCGGAACCAAAAGCATTGGCGTGGCCATTGGCCAGCAGCTGACCGGTACCGCCCGCCCGCTGGCTGCTCTCAAGGCCAACGATGGCGTACCCGACTGGAACAAAATTGAAGCGCTGCTGAAAGAGTGGCAGCCGGACCGCGTGGTGGTGGGGTTACCGCTCAATATGGATGGAACCGAGCAACCTCTCACCGCGCGGGCGCGTAAGTTCGCCAACCGCCTGCACGGCCGCTTTGGCGTACAGGTTGATCTGCACGATGAGCGCCTCAGCACCGTCGAGGCACGCGCCGAACTGTTTGAACGCGGCGGCTTTCGCGCCCTGAGTAAAGGCAGCGTCGACTCGCTCTCTGCGGTGATTATCCTGGAGAGCTGGTTCGAGAATAATTACGAGTAG
- a CDS encoding XTP/dITP diphosphatase: protein MQKVVLATGNPGKVRELADLLAAFGLDIVAQTELGVESAEETGLTFIENAILKARHAAAVTGLPAIADDSGLAVDALGGAPGIYSARYAGLDASDQQNLDKLLVTLDPVPDGQRQAQFHCVLVYLRHAEDPTPLVFHGSWEGEITRAEAGQGGFGYDPIFYVPELGKTAAELTKDEKRAVSHRGKALSLLLDAMKNG, encoded by the coding sequence ATGCAAAAAGTTGTACTCGCCACCGGCAACCCCGGTAAAGTTCGTGAACTGGCTGACCTGCTGGCCGCGTTTGGCCTTGATATCGTGGCGCAGACGGAACTGGGCGTGGAGTCAGCCGAAGAGACCGGCCTGACCTTTATTGAGAATGCCATTCTGAAAGCGCGCCACGCGGCAGCCGTCACCGGCCTGCCGGCGATTGCCGATGACTCCGGTCTGGCGGTTGATGCGCTCGGCGGCGCACCGGGAATCTACTCGGCGCGCTACGCGGGCCTTGACGCCAGCGACCAGCAGAATCTTGACAAGCTGCTGGTCACGCTGGATCCCGTGCCGGATGGCCAGCGCCAGGCGCAGTTCCACTGCGTGCTGGTCTATCTGCGCCATGCTGAAGACCCAACCCCGCTGGTATTCCACGGCAGCTGGGAAGGTGAAATCACCCGCGCTGAAGCAGGCCAGGGAGGATTTGGCTATGACCCGATCTTCTATGTGCCGGAATTAGGGAAAACGGCGGCAGAGCTGACAAAAGACGAAAAGCGTGCGGTTTCTCATCGCGGTAAAGCGTTGAGCCTGCTGCTGGACGCCATGAAAAATGGTTAA
- a CDS encoding DUF2884 domain-containing protein: protein MRKALFSGALLLLAAGQAQADYQCSVNPQDDIIISPNQVEVVGASGKLAISPVGDVQRNGKVVDVDAATRQKAIDYQSALRRDLPWIDSGAQQRLEKGRVALDRVVVQKLGENSKVRQRLTTLDGQLKQQMNRIIEHRSDGLTFHHQAVNQVRQDGEQLVQNALGGVVQDSLNEMGSKQTSGDNPLQAIMGNLGGLQQAIQAEWSNQEQDFQNFGHEVCNRVTALEGQRKALIAGLK, encoded by the coding sequence ATGCGCAAAGCGCTTTTCAGCGGGGCATTACTGCTGCTGGCCGCCGGTCAGGCACAGGCAGATTATCAGTGCAGCGTGAATCCTCAGGACGACATCATCATCAGCCCGAACCAGGTTGAGGTGGTGGGTGCCAGCGGTAAACTGGCAATCTCTCCGGTAGGCGATGTGCAGCGCAACGGCAAAGTGGTCGATGTTGACGCCGCCACGCGCCAGAAAGCCATTGATTACCAAAGCGCACTGCGCCGCGACCTGCCATGGATCGATAGTGGTGCCCAGCAGCGCCTGGAGAAAGGCCGCGTGGCGCTGGACCGGGTGGTGGTGCAGAAGCTGGGTGAAAACAGCAAGGTGCGTCAGCGCCTGACGACGCTGGACGGCCAGCTCAAGCAGCAGATGAACCGCATTATTGAGCACCGCAGCGACGGCTTGACCTTCCACCATCAGGCGGTCAATCAGGTACGTCAGGACGGTGAACAGCTGGTGCAGAACGCGCTGGGTGGCGTGGTGCAGGACAGCCTGAACGAGATGGGCAGCAAGCAGACCAGCGGCGATAATCCGCTGCAGGCGATTATGGGCAACCTTGGTGGCTTACAGCAGGCAATTCAGGCCGAGTGGAGCAATCAGGAGCAGGATTTCCAGAACTTTGGTCATGAGGTGTGTAATCGCGTGACCGCGCTGGAAGGGCAACGCAAGGCGCTGATTGCCGGTCTGAAATAA
- the gshB gene encoding glutathione synthase: MIKLGIVMDPITSINIKKDTSFAMLLEAQRRGYEIHYMEMNDLYLRGGEGRARTRLLSVEQNVDKWFEFGSEQDIPLSDLNVVLMRKDPPFDTEFIYATYILERAEEKGTLIVNKPQSLRDCNEKLFTAWFAELTPDTLVTRNASQIREFWQQHGDIILKPLDGMGGASIFRVKKEDPNLSVIIETLTQHGSFYCMAQNFIPGIKDGDKRVLVVDGEPVPYCLARIPKSGETRGNLAAGGRGEARPLTESDWEIARRVGPTLKAKGLIFVGLDIIGDKLTEINVTSPTCVREIEAAFPISITGMLMDAIEKRLA, translated from the coding sequence ATGATCAAGCTTGGCATCGTGATGGACCCGATTACTTCCATCAACATAAAAAAAGACACCAGCTTCGCCATGCTGCTTGAAGCTCAGCGCCGTGGTTATGAAATTCACTACATGGAGATGAACGATCTCTATCTGCGTGGCGGTGAAGGCCGTGCGCGTACCCGTCTGCTGAGCGTTGAGCAGAACGTTGATAAGTGGTTTGAATTTGGCAGCGAACAGGACATCCCCCTGTCCGATCTCAATGTGGTGCTGATGCGTAAGGATCCGCCGTTTGATACCGAATTCATCTATGCCACCTACATCCTTGAGCGTGCAGAAGAGAAAGGCACGCTGATCGTCAATAAGCCGCAGAGCCTGCGCGACTGTAACGAGAAGCTGTTCACCGCATGGTTTGCCGAGCTGACGCCGGATACGCTGGTGACCCGCAACGCCAGCCAGATCCGTGAATTCTGGCAGCAGCACGGCGACATCATCCTGAAGCCGCTGGACGGCATGGGTGGGGCGTCCATTTTCCGCGTGAAGAAAGAAGATCCTAACCTGTCGGTGATTATCGAAACGCTGACCCAACACGGCAGCTTCTACTGCATGGCGCAGAACTTCATTCCCGGCATCAAAGACGGTGACAAGCGCGTGCTGGTCGTGGATGGTGAGCCGGTGCCTTACTGCCTGGCGCGAATTCCAAAATCGGGCGAAACCCGTGGCAACCTGGCCGCAGGTGGTCGTGGCGAAGCGCGTCCGCTGACCGAAAGCGACTGGGAGATTGCCCGCCGTGTTGGTCCAACCCTGAAAGCAAAAGGACTGATCTTTGTTGGTCTGGATATTATTGGCGACAAGCTGACGGAAATTAATGTGACCAGTCCAACCTGCGTTCGCGAGATCGAAGCCGCATTCCCGATTTCTATCACGGGTATGCTGATGGATGCGATCGAAAAACGCCTGGCCTGA
- a CDS encoding YqgE/AlgH family protein, with protein MNLQHHFLIAMPTLQDPLFKRSVVYICEHNSDGAMGIIVNKPMENLTVDGILQKLKISPAPRDSEAKLDKPVFAGGPLAEDRGFILHSAQKTFSSSIRVSDNTVITTSRDVLETLGTPEQPEHVLVALGYCAWEKDQLETELLENAWLTTPANSNILFHTRIAERWREAAKSIGVDIHNIASDAGHA; from the coding sequence ATGAATTTACAGCATCACTTTTTGATTGCCATGCCTACGCTGCAGGACCCGCTGTTCAAACGTTCAGTGGTCTATATCTGTGAACATAATAGTGATGGAGCGATGGGGATAATCGTCAACAAACCGATGGAAAACCTGACGGTTGACGGCATCCTGCAAAAATTGAAAATCTCCCCGGCACCGCGTGATAGCGAAGCGAAGCTGGATAAGCCGGTGTTTGCCGGCGGTCCGCTGGCGGAAGATCGCGGATTTATTCTGCATTCGGCGCAGAAAACCTTTTCCTCCAGCATTCGGGTGTCGGATAACACCGTGATCACCACTTCGCGTGACGTCCTGGAAACACTGGGCACGCCCGAGCAGCCCGAGCACGTGCTGGTGGCGCTGGGCTACTGCGCCTGGGAGAAAGACCAGCTGGAAACCGAGCTGCTGGAGAATGCGTGGCTCACCACCCCGGCCAACAGCAATATCCTGTTCCACACGCGTATTGCCGAGCGCTGGCGTGAAGCGGCGAAAAGTATTGGCGTGGATATCCACAATATCGCCAGTGATGCAGGGCACGCCTGA
- the hemW gene encoding radical SAM family heme chaperone HemW → MVKLPPLSLYIHIPWCVQKCPYCDFNSHALKGEVPHEEYVQHLLNDLDIDLPLTGGREVSTLFIGGGTPSLLSSEAMQMLLDGVRARLPLSPTAEITMEANPGAVEADRFSGYQRAGINRISIGVQSFSAAKLERLGRIHGPEEARRAAKLAEDLGLRSFNLDLMHGLPDQSLAEALDDLRQAIALNPPHLSWYQLTIEPNTLFASRPPRLPDEDDLWDIFEQGHQLLSAAGYQQYETSAYAKPGYRCEHNLNYWRFGDYLGIGCGAHGKLTQPDGTIIRTTKTKHPRGFMAGKYLDKRHEVADSEKPFEFFMNRFRLLEAAPRAEYSLYTGLAESTIRAQIDEALAKGYLTETAEYWQITEKGKLFLNSLLELFLTE, encoded by the coding sequence ATGGTTAAGCTGCCCCCGTTAAGCCTGTACATCCACATTCCGTGGTGCGTACAGAAATGCCCGTACTGCGATTTCAATTCCCACGCGTTAAAAGGCGAAGTGCCGCACGAGGAGTACGTGCAGCACCTGCTGAACGATCTGGATATCGACCTGCCGCTGACCGGCGGGCGCGAGGTCAGCACCCTCTTTATTGGCGGCGGCACCCCGAGCCTGTTAAGCAGCGAAGCGATGCAGATGCTGCTGGACGGCGTGCGGGCGCGCCTGCCGCTATCGCCAACGGCTGAAATCACCATGGAAGCCAACCCCGGCGCCGTGGAAGCCGACCGCTTCAGCGGCTATCAGCGCGCGGGCATCAACCGCATCTCGATTGGCGTGCAGAGCTTCAGCGCCGCCAAGCTGGAGCGGCTGGGGCGCATTCATGGCCCCGAAGAGGCCCGGCGTGCCGCAAAGCTGGCGGAAGACCTCGGCCTGCGCAGCTTTAACCTCGACCTGATGCACGGCCTGCCCGATCAGTCGCTGGCCGAAGCGCTGGACGATTTACGCCAGGCAATTGCCCTCAACCCACCGCACCTGTCGTGGTATCAGCTGACCATTGAACCGAACACGCTGTTCGCCTCACGGCCGCCGCGCCTGCCGGATGAAGACGATCTGTGGGATATTTTCGAGCAGGGGCATCAGCTGCTGAGCGCCGCCGGCTATCAGCAGTATGAGACTTCGGCCTACGCCAAACCGGGCTATCGCTGCGAGCACAACCTAAACTACTGGCGCTTTGGCGATTACCTCGGCATCGGCTGCGGCGCGCACGGCAAGCTCACCCAGCCAGATGGCACGATTATTCGCACCACCAAAACCAAGCATCCGCGCGGTTTTATGGCCGGGAAATATCTTGATAAGCGCCATGAAGTGGCGGACAGCGAGAAGCCATTCGAGTTCTTTATGAACCGTTTCCGCCTGCTGGAAGCCGCGCCGCGTGCCGAATACAGCCTTTACACCGGTCTTGCGGAAAGCACCATTCGCGCGCAGATCGACGAGGCACTGGCGAAGGGTTACCTGACGGAAACCGCGGAATACTGGCAGATTACGGAGAAAGGAAAGCTGTTCCTGAATTCGCTGCTGGAGCTGTTTTTAACGGAATAA
- a CDS encoding type IV pilus twitching motility protein PilT, whose amino-acid sequence MDIEEIVALSVKHNAGDLHLCSGHYPFWRCNGRLERIEGEGVMRDEWLESFALRWLSTAQHQELARSGQVDFALTMPDGVRLRANLFRQRCGLSLALRLIASHCPPLEALHLPAISQTLLQLQEGLVLVVGATGSGKSTTLAALIAAMNQQQRRHILTLEDPIEFLHSSAQSLIQQREMGQHFTRFGDGLRAALREDPDVILLGELRDAETIQLALTAAETGHLVLATLHTRGAAQAVERLVDVFPGSEKNLVRSQLAGSLQAVIAQRLVAAQQGRVALFEVLVNSPAVANLIREGKTHQLPALLQTGSQLGMQTFEQSMAERQRRGLLAAG is encoded by the coding sequence ATGGATATTGAAGAAATTGTGGCCCTTAGTGTAAAGCATAATGCAGGCGATCTGCACCTTTGCAGTGGTCATTATCCCTTCTGGCGCTGTAATGGTCGCCTGGAGCGCATTGAGGGTGAAGGGGTGATGCGCGATGAGTGGCTGGAGAGCTTCGCGCTGCGCTGGCTGAGCACGGCCCAGCATCAGGAGCTGGCGCGCAGCGGGCAGGTGGATTTTGCCCTGACCATGCCGGATGGCGTGCGGCTGCGCGCCAACCTGTTTCGTCAGCGCTGCGGCCTGTCGCTGGCGCTGCGCCTGATTGCCAGCCACTGTCCGCCGCTGGAAGCGCTGCACCTGCCCGCCATCAGCCAGACGCTGCTACAGCTTCAGGAGGGGCTGGTGCTGGTCGTCGGCGCGACGGGCAGCGGCAAGTCGACCACGCTGGCGGCGCTGATTGCGGCGATGAATCAGCAGCAGCGCCGCCATATCCTGACGCTGGAGGACCCGATCGAGTTTCTGCACAGCAGCGCGCAGTCGCTGATCCAGCAGCGTGAAATGGGCCAGCACTTTACCCGCTTTGGTGATGGGCTGCGCGCGGCGCTGCGTGAGGACCCTGATGTGATCCTGCTGGGGGAACTGCGTGATGCCGAGACAATCCAGCTGGCGCTCACCGCCGCGGAGACCGGGCACCTGGTGCTGGCGACGCTGCACACCCGCGGCGCCGCTCAGGCAGTGGAGCGGCTGGTGGATGTGTTTCCGGGCAGCGAAAAGAATCTGGTGCGCAGCCAGCTGGCAGGCAGTTTACAAGCGGTGATCGCTCAGCGTTTAGTGGCGGCGCAGCAGGGGCGGGTAGCGCTGTTCGAGGTGTTGGTCAACAGCCCGGCAGTAGCGAACCTGATCCGCGAGGGTAAAACACACCAGCTGCCCGCGCTATTACAGACCGGCAGTCAGTTGGGGATGCAGACCTTCGAGCAGAGCATGGCGGAGCGGCAGAGAAGGGGGTTATTGGCCGCAGGTTGA
- a CDS encoding YggL family protein: MATQRSRRLRKKMHIDEFQELGFSVGFTFPEGSSEETIDSTVDALINEVIDPNGLAFDGSGYLQWEGLICLQKIGKCTDEHRELVKNWLEARKLNDVKVTELFDVWWD, translated from the coding sequence ATGGCTACACAACGCAGTCGTCGTCTTCGTAAGAAAATGCACATTGATGAGTTTCAGGAGTTAGGTTTTTCCGTGGGCTTCACTTTCCCGGAAGGCAGTAGCGAAGAGACCATCGACAGTACGGTTGATGCCCTGATCAATGAAGTGATCGACCCTAACGGCCTGGCGTTTGACGGCAGCGGCTACCTGCAGTGGGAAGGCCTGATCTGCCTGCAGAAAATCGGTAAATGCACCGATGAGCACCGCGAACTGGTGAAGAACTGGCTGGAAGCGCGTAAGTTAAACGATGTTAAAGTGACCGAACTTTTCGACGTCTGGTGGGACTAA
- the trmB gene encoding tRNA (guanosine(46)-N7)-methyltransferase TrmB, which produces MKNDVISPEFDENGRAMRRIRSFVRRQGRLTKGQQQALDQLWPVMGVEYQPEPVDLTTLFGRDAPVVLEIGFGMGASLVSMAASNPQQNFLGIEVHSPGVGACLATAQEAGVDNLRVMCHDAVEVLNTMIPDNSLRMVQLFFPDPWHKARHNKRRIVQVPFAELVMRKLKLGGVFHMATDWEAYAEHMLEVMSSIDGYKNQSETANWVPRPESRPLTKFEQRGQRLGHGVWDLMFERVK; this is translated from the coding sequence ATGAAAAACGATGTTATCTCACCGGAATTTGACGAAAACGGCCGCGCTATGCGCCGGATCCGCAGCTTTGTGCGCCGCCAGGGCCGTCTGACTAAAGGCCAGCAGCAGGCGCTGGATCAGCTGTGGCCGGTGATGGGCGTTGAGTATCAGCCGGAACCGGTCGATTTAACCACGCTGTTTGGCCGTGATGCGCCGGTGGTATTAGAGATTGGTTTTGGCATGGGCGCTTCGCTGGTGTCAATGGCGGCCAGCAATCCGCAGCAGAACTTCCTCGGCATTGAAGTGCACTCGCCTGGCGTAGGGGCTTGCCTGGCTACGGCGCAGGAAGCGGGCGTCGATAACCTGCGCGTGATGTGCCATGACGCGGTGGAAGTGCTGAACACCATGATCCCGGATAATTCGCTGCGTATGGTGCAGCTGTTCTTCCCCGATCCTTGGCATAAAGCGCGCCACAATAAGCGCCGCATCGTACAGGTGCCGTTTGCCGAACTGGTGATGCGCAAGCTGAAGCTGGGCGGCGTGTTCCATATGGCAACCGACTGGGAAGCCTATGCCGAACATATGCTCGAAGTGATGAGCAGCATCGACGGTTACAAAAACCAGTCTGAAACGGCTAACTGGGTGCCACGCCCGGAATCACGACCGTTAACTAAATTTGAGCAGCGCGGCCAGCGTCTTGGCCACGGTGTTTGGGATCTGATGTTTGAGAGGGTTAAATAA